The following proteins are co-located in the Syngnathus scovelli strain Florida chromosome 21, RoL_Ssco_1.2, whole genome shotgun sequence genome:
- the LOC125991293 gene encoding sodium-dependent neutral amino acid transporter B(0)AT2 isoform X2 encodes MEKHLSEVETSFQEENPDAAEPNARAGWNSKIEYFLAQVGFSVGLGNVWRFPYLCHQNGGGSFLLLYVLMMVLVGIPLFFLELAAGQAIRQGSIGVWKSISPRLVGIGYSSCVVCFFVALYYNVILAWSLFYLGNSFQSPLPWTTCPEEVNATDSECKANSTTSYFWYRKALNITDSINDVGSFNPYIVGCLLAAWVIVCLGMFKGIKTSVKVMYFSSIFPYVVLFCFLVRGLLLEGALDGITYMFYPKLAIWGDMQVWRQAATQVFFALGLGFGSIIAYSSYNPRNNNCHRDAYTVSFINFFTSVLATLVVFAVLGFRANKITAECVVSNLKLLLVQVQNGLVDQNMLPSFNHSDLGSLGLVAYRDWFKQHGSHIPGNLTDCNPEKEMEKGVQGTGLVFIVFTEAMSLLPGSPFWSALFFLMLLNLGLSTMFGTMEGILAPLTDRFKTLANNKTKLTVLSCLVGFLIGLLFTQRCGNYFVMMFDDYSATLPLIIVVVFENFSVSWLYGADRFLDDIEEMLGWRPSVVYKYLWKYICQLAMLTLLAATCVRMFIKTPTYMVWNKETTSEIAVPYPGWALAVLASLIIFAMLPVPIGFFYTLHRDRKLRQPRSGMVTLNEYRVVSTKCETPLNDMTDVGPWHRDSGSN; translated from the exons ATGGAGAAACACCTCTCTGAGGTGGAGACCAGCTTCCAAGAAGAGAACCCAGATGCTGCTGAGCCTAACGCCCGAGCAGGCTGGAACAGTAAAATTGAGTACTTTCTGGCCCAAGTAGGATTCAGCGTTGGGCTTGGCAATGTCTGGAGGTTTCCATATTTGTGCCATCAAAATGGAGGGG GATCTTTTTTGTTGCTCTACGTGCTGATGATGGTTCTTGTGGGTATTCCCTTGTTCTTCCTGGAGCTGGCTGCCGGTCAGGCCATCAGACAGGGAAGCATCGGAGTATGGAAGTCCATCTCGCCCAGGCTTGTGGGAATTGGCTACTCCAGCTGTGTG GTTTGCTTCTTTGTGGCGCTCTACTATAACGTAATCCTGGCATGGAGCCTTTTCTACCTTGGCAACTCCTTTCAGTCACCTTTACCATGGACGACATGTCCAGAGGAGGTCAACGCAACAG ATAGTGAATGTAAGGCCAACTCCACCACGTCCTACTTCTGGTACCGTAAAGCGCTAAACATCACGGACAGCATCAATGATGTGGGCTCCTTCAACCCGTACATCGTGGGCTGTCTTCTGGCCGCCTGGGTCATAGTTTGCTTGGGAATGTTCAAGGGGATCAAGACCTCCGTCAAG GTGATGTACTTCTCCTCCATCTTTCCCTACGTGGTGCTATTCTGCTTCCTGGTGCGAGGTCTTCTCCTTGAAGGGGCCTTGGATGGAATCACCTACATGTTCTACCCCAAG TTGGCGATCTGGGGAGACATGCAGGTGTGGCGGCAGGCGGCCACGCAGGTCTTCTTCGCTCTGGGTCTGGGTTTCGGTTCCATTATCGCTTACTCCTCTTACAATCCCCGAAACAACAACTGCCACCGTGACGCCTACACCGTGTCTTTCATCAACTTCTTCACGTCGGTGCTGGCCACCCTGGTGGTGTTTGCCGTGCTCGGCTTCCGTGCCAATAAGATAACCGCGGAGTGCGTTGTGAG TAACCTGAAGCTGCTGTTGGTGCAGGTCCAAAACGGACTCGTGGACCAAAACATGTTGCCAAGCTTCAACCACTCGGACCTCGGCTCTTTGGGCCTGGTCGCGTACCGCGACTGGTTCAAACAACACGGAAGCCACATCCCGGGCAACTTAACTGACTGTAACCCGGAAAAGGAGATGGAGAAG GGGGTGCAGGGGACTGGCCTGGTTTTTATCGTCTTCACAGAGGCCATGTCGCTGTTGCCCGGCAGCCCCTTCTGGTCTGCGCTCTTCTTCCTCATGCTGCTCAACTTGGGCCTCAGCACCATGTTCGGCACCATGGAAGGCATCCTGGCGCCGCTCACCGACCGCTTCAAGACTCTGGCAAACAACAAAACCAAACTCACAG TCTTGAGCTGCCTCGTCGGCTTCCTGATCGGCCTGCTCTTCACTCAGCGTTGCGGGAACTACTTTGTCATGATGTTTGACGATTACTCGGCCACCTTGCCGCTCATCATCGTGGTGGTGTTTGAGAATTTCAGCGTGTCTTGGCTGTACGGAGCGGACAG GTTTCTGGACGACATCGAGGAAATGCTGGGTTGGCGTCCCTCTGTGGTCTACAAGTACCTGTGGAAGTATATTTGTCAGCTGGCTATGTTGACACTGCTGGCGGCCACATGCGTTCGCATGTTCATCAAAACGCCAACTTACATGGTGTGGAATAAAGAAACG ACTTCCGAGATTGCCGTGCCCTACCCAGGCTGGGCTCTGGCCGTCTTAGCCTCGCTGATCATCTTTGCAATGCTGCCCGTGCCGATCGGCTTCTTCTACACGCTTCACCGGGACAGGAAGTTAAGACAGCCTCGCTCCGGCATGGTAACACTCAATGAGTACAGAGTTGTTAGCACCAAGTGTGAAACCCCCCTGAACGACATGACCGACGTCGGCCCATGGCACCGCGATTCGGGTTCAAACTGA
- the LOC125991293 gene encoding sodium-dependent neutral amino acid transporter B(0)AT2 isoform X1, translated as MTIKYFQMEKHLSEVETSFQEENPDAAEPNARAGWNSKIEYFLAQVGFSVGLGNVWRFPYLCHQNGGGSFLLLYVLMMVLVGIPLFFLELAAGQAIRQGSIGVWKSISPRLVGIGYSSCVVCFFVALYYNVILAWSLFYLGNSFQSPLPWTTCPEEVNATDSECKANSTTSYFWYRKALNITDSINDVGSFNPYIVGCLLAAWVIVCLGMFKGIKTSVKVMYFSSIFPYVVLFCFLVRGLLLEGALDGITYMFYPKLAIWGDMQVWRQAATQVFFALGLGFGSIIAYSSYNPRNNNCHRDAYTVSFINFFTSVLATLVVFAVLGFRANKITAECVVSNLKLLLVQVQNGLVDQNMLPSFNHSDLGSLGLVAYRDWFKQHGSHIPGNLTDCNPEKEMEKGVQGTGLVFIVFTEAMSLLPGSPFWSALFFLMLLNLGLSTMFGTMEGILAPLTDRFKTLANNKTKLTVLSCLVGFLIGLLFTQRCGNYFVMMFDDYSATLPLIIVVVFENFSVSWLYGADRFLDDIEEMLGWRPSVVYKYLWKYICQLAMLTLLAATCVRMFIKTPTYMVWNKETTSEIAVPYPGWALAVLASLIIFAMLPVPIGFFYTLHRDRKLRQPRSGMVTLNEYRVVSTKCETPLNDMTDVGPWHRDSGSN; from the exons ATGGAGAAACACCTCTCTGAGGTGGAGACCAGCTTCCAAGAAGAGAACCCAGATGCTGCTGAGCCTAACGCCCGAGCAGGCTGGAACAGTAAAATTGAGTACTTTCTGGCCCAAGTAGGATTCAGCGTTGGGCTTGGCAATGTCTGGAGGTTTCCATATTTGTGCCATCAAAATGGAGGGG GATCTTTTTTGTTGCTCTACGTGCTGATGATGGTTCTTGTGGGTATTCCCTTGTTCTTCCTGGAGCTGGCTGCCGGTCAGGCCATCAGACAGGGAAGCATCGGAGTATGGAAGTCCATCTCGCCCAGGCTTGTGGGAATTGGCTACTCCAGCTGTGTG GTTTGCTTCTTTGTGGCGCTCTACTATAACGTAATCCTGGCATGGAGCCTTTTCTACCTTGGCAACTCCTTTCAGTCACCTTTACCATGGACGACATGTCCAGAGGAGGTCAACGCAACAG ATAGTGAATGTAAGGCCAACTCCACCACGTCCTACTTCTGGTACCGTAAAGCGCTAAACATCACGGACAGCATCAATGATGTGGGCTCCTTCAACCCGTACATCGTGGGCTGTCTTCTGGCCGCCTGGGTCATAGTTTGCTTGGGAATGTTCAAGGGGATCAAGACCTCCGTCAAG GTGATGTACTTCTCCTCCATCTTTCCCTACGTGGTGCTATTCTGCTTCCTGGTGCGAGGTCTTCTCCTTGAAGGGGCCTTGGATGGAATCACCTACATGTTCTACCCCAAG TTGGCGATCTGGGGAGACATGCAGGTGTGGCGGCAGGCGGCCACGCAGGTCTTCTTCGCTCTGGGTCTGGGTTTCGGTTCCATTATCGCTTACTCCTCTTACAATCCCCGAAACAACAACTGCCACCGTGACGCCTACACCGTGTCTTTCATCAACTTCTTCACGTCGGTGCTGGCCACCCTGGTGGTGTTTGCCGTGCTCGGCTTCCGTGCCAATAAGATAACCGCGGAGTGCGTTGTGAG TAACCTGAAGCTGCTGTTGGTGCAGGTCCAAAACGGACTCGTGGACCAAAACATGTTGCCAAGCTTCAACCACTCGGACCTCGGCTCTTTGGGCCTGGTCGCGTACCGCGACTGGTTCAAACAACACGGAAGCCACATCCCGGGCAACTTAACTGACTGTAACCCGGAAAAGGAGATGGAGAAG GGGGTGCAGGGGACTGGCCTGGTTTTTATCGTCTTCACAGAGGCCATGTCGCTGTTGCCCGGCAGCCCCTTCTGGTCTGCGCTCTTCTTCCTCATGCTGCTCAACTTGGGCCTCAGCACCATGTTCGGCACCATGGAAGGCATCCTGGCGCCGCTCACCGACCGCTTCAAGACTCTGGCAAACAACAAAACCAAACTCACAG TCTTGAGCTGCCTCGTCGGCTTCCTGATCGGCCTGCTCTTCACTCAGCGTTGCGGGAACTACTTTGTCATGATGTTTGACGATTACTCGGCCACCTTGCCGCTCATCATCGTGGTGGTGTTTGAGAATTTCAGCGTGTCTTGGCTGTACGGAGCGGACAG GTTTCTGGACGACATCGAGGAAATGCTGGGTTGGCGTCCCTCTGTGGTCTACAAGTACCTGTGGAAGTATATTTGTCAGCTGGCTATGTTGACACTGCTGGCGGCCACATGCGTTCGCATGTTCATCAAAACGCCAACTTACATGGTGTGGAATAAAGAAACG ACTTCCGAGATTGCCGTGCCCTACCCAGGCTGGGCTCTGGCCGTCTTAGCCTCGCTGATCATCTTTGCAATGCTGCCCGTGCCGATCGGCTTCTTCTACACGCTTCACCGGGACAGGAAGTTAAGACAGCCTCGCTCCGGCATGGTAACACTCAATGAGTACAGAGTTGTTAGCACCAAGTGTGAAACCCCCCTGAACGACATGACCGACGTCGGCCCATGGCACCGCGATTCGGGTTCAAACTGA